GGCCTGGTGTGGGCGCTGCTGATGCGGGTGCCGAGCCGCTGGGTGACCTGGCCGGTCGGCATCGTCACCGAGTTCGTCCGGAACACCCCGCTGCTGGTGCAGCTGTTCTTCCTCTTCTACGTGCTGCCCGAGTGGAACATCACCTTCTCGGCGCTCACCACCGGTGTGGTCGCCATCGGCCTGCACTACTCGACGTACACGATGCAGGTCTACCGGGCCGGCATCGAGGCGGTGCCGGTCGGCCAGTGGGAGGCCGCGACGGCGCTCAACCTGCCGCTGCGGCGGACGTGGACGGCGGTCATCCTGCCGCAGGCCATCCGCCGTGTGGTGCCCGCCCTCGGCAACTACGTGATCTCCATGCTCAAGGACACGCCGCTGCTGATGGCGATCACGGTGCTGGAGATGCTCGGCGAGGCCCGGCTGTTCTCGCAGCAGAACTTCCAGTTCACCGAGCCCCTCACGGTGATCGGTGTGGCCTTCATCATCATCTCCTACCTGGCCTCCCTTGCCCTGCGAGCCCTGGAGCGACGCCTTGTCCACTGACACTCTTCCCAACCCCGAGAAAAGCCCCGAGCGAGGCGGCTCCGAGCTGATCCGCCTGGACCGGGTCACCAAGCGGTTCGGGGACAACACCGTCCTCGACAACCTCGACTTCGCCGTGGACGCGGGCAAGCACGTCACCCTGATCGGGCCGTCCGGCTCGGGCAAGACGACGATCCTGCGGCTGCTGATGACGCTGCTCAAGCCCGACGAGGGCACGATCACCGTGGACGGACAGAAGCTGTTCCCGGCGACCGAGAAGGAGCGTCGGGAGGCGCGCAAGCAGATCGGGATGGTGTTCCAGCAGTTCAACCTGTTCCCGAACATGACGGTGCTGCGCAACATCACCGAGGCGCCGGTCACCGTGCTCGGCCTGTCCAAGGACGAGGCGGTGGAGCGGGCCAGGGAGCTGCTCGACATGGTGGGCCTCGGCGACAAGTGCGACGCCCACCCGGCCCAGCTCTCCGGCGGTCAGCAGCAGCGGGTGGCGATCGCCCGGGCGCTGGCGATGCGGCCGAAGGTGCTGCTCCTCGACGAGGTGACCTCGGCGCTCGACCCCGAGCTGGTCGCGGGCGTCCTCGACCTGCTCCGGGACATCGCCCGCAGCACGGACATCACCATGCTGTGCGTGACCCACGAGATGAACTTCGCCCGGGACATCTCGGACCAGGTGCTGATGTTCGACTCGGGCCGGGTCATAGAGGCCGGCCCGCCGGAGAAGATCTTCAGCGAGCCGGAGCACGACCGGACGCGGGAGTTTCTCAGCGCGGTCCTGTAATTGCACGGTGCGCCTGCCCCAACGTCCGAGGTCGGGGCGTTGGGGCAGGCCACTGGCATGTGCCAGAGGTCCTGCGCCGCAGATGAGGGCCCCGAAATCCGGTCAACACGCCCTCACGAGAGGCCTCTTGGCGGCTATCGTGAAAGCCGGGATGCACCAGCGAGCGCAGGGGGAGACCACCGTGGCGCTGCAGCACAGGCCGACCGCGCCGCACCACTCGGCCCAGGACGCCCTGCGTGTCCTGGAGACGGTGACGCGGCACACCTCCGGGGCCACCGCCGTCGAACTCGGCCGCGGCTCCGGTCTCGACCAGGAGCGGCTGACCGCGCTCCTGCGCATGCTGCGCCGCGAGGGCTACGTCGAGCAGACCGCCGACGGTGCGTACGTCACCGGTGAGGCCCTGGCCCGCCTGGGCTCGGCCGACGGACGCGAGCAGGCGGTGCGGGACAAGCTCCAGCGCACCCTGGACCGGCTGCGCGACTCGGTGGGCGCCGCCGTCTACATCAGCCGGTACGTCGACGGCGAGGTCAGCGTCACCCACTACGCGGACAGCCCGACCACGCCCAAGGTCAACGAGTGGGTGGACTTCCGGGTCTCGGCGCACGCCACCGCGGTCGGCAAGAGCCTGCTGACCCAGCTGGACCACGCGGGCCGCCGCGACCATCTGGCCCGGCACAGGATGGCCCGGCTGACCTCGCGCACCATCACCAGCGACGCGCTCCTGATGTCCCGGCTGGAGTCCCAGCCGCCCACCGTGCCGGTCCTCGACCTCCAGGAGTACGCGGTGGGCACGGTCTGCGCGGCCGTCCCGATCACGGCCGGCTCCTCCGTGGGCTGTCTGGCCCTGTCGCTCCCGGTGGAGCAGGCGCACCGGCTGCGCGAGGCGGCGGACGAGCTGAACCGGAACGCGGCACCGGTGCTGCTGTCACTGACGATCTAGCTCGCGCCGCGGTGGTCGGGAGCACCCCCCGGGACCGGGTAGTATTTTCGTCGTCGCCGACCGCGGGAAGCGGACGGCGGGAGTCATGCGCCGCTAGCTCAGTTGGTTAGAGCAGCTGACTCTTAATCAGCGGGTCCGGGGTTCGAGTCCCTGGCGGCGCACAGCACAAGGTCCCCCTCGCTCCGGCGAGGGGGACCTTGCTCGTTTCCGCCCGATCAGAAGGTGATGTCCGAGCACGCGTAGAACGCGTTGCCCGTGTCGGCGATCGTCCAGACCGCGACGATCACGTGGCGTCCACTCAGCCCGGACGGCAGGGTGCCGGTGTGGGAG
The Streptomyces sp. NBC_01723 genome window above contains:
- a CDS encoding IclR family transcriptional regulator gives rise to the protein MALQHRPTAPHHSAQDALRVLETVTRHTSGATAVELGRGSGLDQERLTALLRMLRREGYVEQTADGAYVTGEALARLGSADGREQAVRDKLQRTLDRLRDSVGAAVYISRYVDGEVSVTHYADSPTTPKVNEWVDFRVSAHATAVGKSLLTQLDHAGRRDHLARHRMARLTSRTITSDALLMSRLESQPPTVPVLDLQEYAVGTVCAAVPITAGSSVGCLALSLPVEQAHRLREAADELNRNAAPVLLSLTI
- the ehuA gene encoding ectoine/hydroxyectoine ABC transporter ATP-binding protein EhuA, which produces MSTDTLPNPEKSPERGGSELIRLDRVTKRFGDNTVLDNLDFAVDAGKHVTLIGPSGSGKTTILRLLMTLLKPDEGTITVDGQKLFPATEKERREARKQIGMVFQQFNLFPNMTVLRNITEAPVTVLGLSKDEAVERARELLDMVGLGDKCDAHPAQLSGGQQQRVAIARALAMRPKVLLLDEVTSALDPELVAGVLDLLRDIARSTDITMLCVTHEMNFARDISDQVLMFDSGRVIEAGPPEKIFSEPEHDRTREFLSAVL
- the ehuD gene encoding ectoine/hydroxyectoine ABC transporter permease subunit EhuD, giving the protein MNWDWSAVSDFMPHFWDGLLVTLQILVLGSLVSFGLGLVWALLMRVPSRWVTWPVGIVTEFVRNTPLLVQLFFLFYVLPEWNITFSALTTGVVAIGLHYSTYTMQVYRAGIEAVPVGQWEAATALNLPLRRTWTAVILPQAIRRVVPALGNYVISMLKDTPLLMAITVLEMLGEARLFSQQNFQFTEPLTVIGVAFIIISYLASLALRALERRLVH